From the Paenibacillus sp. FSL H8-0548 genome, one window contains:
- the sdhA gene encoding succinate dehydrogenase flavoprotein subunit codes for MAKNKIIIIGGGLAGLMATIKAAEAGVHVDLFSIVPVKRSHSVCAQGGINGAVNTKGEGDSPWEHFDDTVYGGDFLANQPPVKAMCDAAPGIIHLMDRMGVMFSRTSEGLLDFRRFGGTKHSRTAFAGATTGQQLLYALDEQVRRWEAAGLVNKFEHWEFLGAVVDDDGICRGVSAQDLRTMEVHTVRGDAVILASGGPGIIFGKTTNSVINTGTAASAVYQQGVNYANGEFIQIHPTAIPGDDKLRLMSESARGEGGRIWTYKDGKPWYFLEEKYPAYGNLVPRDIATREIFSVCVDQKLGINQENMVYLDLSHKDPKELDVKLGGIIEIYEKFTGDDPRKIPMKIFPAVHYSMGGMWVDYNQMTNIPGLFAAGECDYQYHGANRLGANSLLSAIYGGMVAGPKAVEYIKGLKKSAEDVASSVFDRENKHQTDKYNSILNMSGNENAYVIHKELGEWMTNNMTVVRFNDKLEQTIHKIKELKQRYANININDTAQWNNAGVAFTRQLWNMLELSEAMTLGGLLRNESRGAHYKPDFPERDDDHFMKSTIATWTKEGPKISYEDIDVSLIKPRKRDYSSDKKKGE; via the coding sequence ATGGCTAAAAATAAAATTATCATCATTGGCGGCGGCCTTGCCGGCTTGATGGCTACCATCAAAGCAGCAGAGGCAGGCGTACATGTTGATTTGTTTTCAATCGTACCAGTCAAACGTTCCCACTCAGTATGTGCGCAGGGCGGCATCAATGGCGCTGTTAATACAAAAGGAGAAGGCGATTCTCCATGGGAGCATTTCGACGATACCGTATATGGTGGAGATTTCTTAGCAAATCAGCCGCCAGTAAAAGCAATGTGTGATGCAGCACCAGGTATTATTCATCTTATGGACCGGATGGGCGTTATGTTCAGCCGTACCTCAGAGGGCTTGTTGGACTTCCGTCGCTTTGGCGGTACAAAGCATTCCCGTACAGCTTTCGCGGGCGCTACAACTGGTCAACAGCTGCTATATGCACTTGATGAGCAAGTTCGCCGCTGGGAAGCAGCTGGGTTAGTCAACAAATTCGAGCATTGGGAATTCCTTGGCGCTGTTGTAGATGACGACGGCATTTGCCGCGGTGTCTCTGCACAGGATTTGCGCACGATGGAGGTTCATACAGTACGCGGGGATGCAGTCATTCTTGCATCAGGCGGTCCTGGTATTATTTTCGGAAAAACAACAAACTCGGTTATTAACACAGGTACGGCAGCAAGTGCAGTGTACCAGCAAGGTGTTAATTATGCGAACGGCGAGTTCATCCAAATTCATCCAACAGCCATTCCGGGCGATGACAAGCTGCGCTTGATGTCAGAATCTGCTCGTGGTGAGGGCGGACGGATCTGGACGTACAAAGACGGCAAGCCTTGGTACTTCCTAGAGGAAAAATATCCTGCTTACGGAAACCTAGTGCCGCGTGATATTGCGACACGTGAAATTTTCAGCGTTTGTGTCGATCAGAAGCTCGGCATCAATCAAGAAAACATGGTTTACCTTGATCTATCTCATAAGGATCCGAAGGAGCTTGATGTTAAGCTTGGCGGCATCATCGAAATTTATGAGAAGTTCACAGGCGATGACCCGCGTAAAATTCCGATGAAAATCTTCCCAGCGGTTCATTATTCTATGGGCGGCATGTGGGTAGATTACAATCAAATGACGAATATTCCTGGTCTATTTGCAGCTGGTGAATGCGATTATCAATATCATGGTGCGAATCGTCTGGGCGCGAACTCCTTGCTATCCGCGATTTATGGCGGTATGGTTGCTGGACCAAAAGCGGTTGAGTATATCAAGGGCTTGAAGAAATCGGCTGAAGACGTGGCTTCCTCCGTATTTGATCGCGAGAACAAGCATCAAACAGATAAATACAACAGCATCCTAAACATGAGCGGCAATGAGAATGCGTATGTCATTCACAAAGAGCTTGGCGAATGGATGACTAACAATATGACGGTTGTTCGCTTTAATGATAAGCTTGAGCAAACGATCCACAAGATTAAAGAGCTGAAGCAGCGTTATGCGAATATCAACATTAACGATACTGCGCAGTGGAACAATGCCGGTGTGGCCTTTACCCGTCAGCTATGGAACATGCTGGAGCTTTCGGAAGCGATGACGCTTGGCGGATTGCTGCGCAACGAAAGCCGCGGAGCTCATTACAAGCCGGATTTCCCAGAGCGCGATGATGATCATTTTATGAAATCAACGATTGCGACATGGACGAAGGAAGGCCCGAAAATTTCCTACGAGGATATCGACGTCAGCTTAATCAAGCCTCGTAAACGCGATTACTCGAGCGACAAGAAGAAAGGAGAATAA
- a CDS encoding succinate dehydrogenase cytochrome b558 subunit, which translates to MKGNSYFSRKLHSLLGIIPLGGFIVVHGLTNYQAFERGPEGFSNGVHFINSLPMIPLLEIFGIYLPLLFHGIYGLYVAYQSNTNTGRFKYGRNWAFTAQRVTGVLTFIFVFWHVYQTRFQVYLGNITHEELGSTMNLIASSPVYFVLYVVGVLAAVFHFSNGLWAFLISWGITIGPKAQRVSSYICMGIFVIVSALFILSLVAFRGDEFKEAASAILTLTNIG; encoded by the coding sequence ATGAAAGGAAATTCGTATTTCTCGCGTAAGCTTCACTCGCTTCTAGGAATCATTCCCCTCGGCGGTTTCATCGTCGTACATGGATTGACCAACTACCAGGCGTTTGAACGCGGACCCGAAGGCTTTAGCAACGGTGTACATTTTATCAACAGCTTGCCTATGATCCCGCTGCTCGAGATTTTCGGCATTTATCTCCCGTTGTTGTTTCATGGTATTTACGGCTTGTACGTAGCGTACCAATCAAACACAAATACGGGACGCTTTAAATACGGAAGGAACTGGGCGTTCACCGCACAGCGTGTAACGGGGGTATTAACCTTCATTTTCGTATTTTGGCACGTATACCAAACACGTTTTCAAGTATATCTTGGCAACATCACTCATGAAGAGCTAGGGTCTACGATGAATTTAATTGCTAGCAGCCCCGTTTATTTTGTGTTGTATGTTGTGGGTGTGCTTGCAGCTGTATTCCATTTTAGCAATGGACTTTGGGCATTTTTGATCAGCTGGGGCATTACCATCGGTCCTAAGGCGCAGCGTGTTTCTTCTTACATTTGCATGGGCATTTTTGTTATCGTTTCTGCGCTGTTCATTCTTTCGCTTGTTGCGTTTAGAGGCGATGAATTCAAGGAAGCTGCAAGTGCGATACTGACACTTACAAATATCGGCTAG
- a CDS encoding TrkA family potassium uptake protein: protein MATKKKQFVIIGLGRFGSSLGRELIQLGNEVLGIDKDEEAVQEMSGALTYAVSADCTDEESLRSLGVRNFDCGVVAIGDDIQASILTTILLKDLGVKQVVAKAISELHGRVLEKIGVDRVVYPERDMGIRVAHQLVSPNLLDYIELSKEYTIAELAVPACLNGKSLHDINPRARFGCSIVAINKPDGIIIAPTATDVLSERDVMVIIGTNEQIENFEAAVIR from the coding sequence GTGGCGACAAAAAAGAAGCAATTTGTAATCATTGGGCTTGGAAGATTTGGCTCAAGCTTGGGCAGAGAGCTTATCCAGCTTGGCAACGAGGTGCTGGGCATCGATAAGGATGAGGAGGCCGTCCAGGAAATGAGCGGCGCACTCACTTATGCGGTATCAGCGGATTGCACAGATGAGGAATCACTGCGCTCGCTTGGTGTTCGGAACTTCGATTGCGGAGTTGTAGCCATCGGAGATGACATTCAAGCCAGCATTTTGACAACGATATTGCTGAAGGATTTAGGCGTAAAACAAGTTGTAGCGAAGGCAATAAGCGAACTGCATGGGCGTGTGCTGGAGAAAATAGGTGTCGACCGGGTCGTTTATCCGGAGAGAGATATGGGAATTCGAGTTGCGCACCAGCTCGTTTCTCCAAACCTGCTGGATTATATTGAGCTATCCAAGGAATATACAATTGCCGAGCTGGCAGTTCCCGCTTGCTTGAATGGGAAGTCGCTGCATGATATTAATCCGCGAGCAAGATTCGGATGCAGCATCGTCGCTATTAATAAACCCGATGGCATCATTATTGCGCCAACAGCGACGGATGTACTTTCTGAACGTGATGTTATGGTCATCATTGGCACGAATGAGCAAATCGAGAACTTTGAGGCAGCGGTTATTCGTTAA
- a CDS encoding LysR family transcriptional regulator has protein sequence MNEEMHIFTVIVEQSSMNKASALLNLSQPAISRKIAKLEQEIGSPLFRRIGKRLELTRIGQLTYEYALELRQLHRKYLQTVSDFNWAGHTTLTIGASLTTLQTTLPDLIQTLTATHPEIDIKAITGKTHEIVSLVRDHKADIGIVASSIEDSTLRCIPLFEDHLSLVLPRNQLITDKGTLGIQYLTGMPMILFSKGTWYRLLTDELFDKYHLQPDVRMEIDSFEAILRLLHTCRAATLLPRSYMRKQLLDDNDLTVIPIRELEDTKRTTSLIHADSAALSPSVRLWISELPMRFNNKKDRSF, from the coding sequence ATGAATGAAGAAATGCATATCTTTACCGTTATTGTTGAGCAATCCAGCATGAATAAAGCGTCAGCGCTCCTTAATCTGTCGCAGCCAGCGATCTCTAGGAAAATCGCAAAGCTTGAACAGGAAATCGGTTCTCCTTTATTTCGACGAATTGGCAAACGGCTTGAGCTGACTCGGATAGGTCAGCTGACCTATGAGTACGCGCTTGAGCTGCGCCAGCTGCATCGTAAATATTTACAGACCGTCTCCGATTTTAACTGGGCAGGACATACGACACTGACGATCGGCGCAAGCTTGACGACGCTGCAAACGACATTGCCGGATTTAATCCAAACTTTGACGGCGACACATCCTGAAATCGATATTAAAGCGATCACAGGCAAAACGCATGAAATCGTATCGCTTGTTAGGGATCATAAAGCGGATATTGGAATCGTCGCCTCCAGCATTGAAGATTCAACACTGCGCTGCATCCCCTTGTTTGAGGATCATTTGTCGCTCGTGCTGCCGCGAAATCAGCTCATAACCGACAAAGGAACACTTGGCATTCAATATTTGACCGGTATGCCAATGATTCTGTTCTCCAAGGGAACTTGGTACAGGCTGCTCACCGACGAGCTGTTCGATAAGTATCACCTTCAGCCCGACGTCCGCATGGAAATTGATTCGTTTGAAGCTATACTGCGGCTGCTTCATACGTGCAGAGCGGCCACCCTTCTTCCACGCTCCTATATGCGCAAGCAGCTGCTCGATGACAACGATCTTACCGTCATACCGATTCGCGAGCTCGAGGATACAAAGCGTACCACCTCGCTCATTCATGCGGATTCAGCAGCGCTAAGCCCGTCGGTTCGTCTCTGGATCAGCGAGCTGCCCATGCGTTTTAACAACAAAAAGGACAGAAGCTTCTAA